The following DNA comes from Maylandia zebra isolate NMK-2024a linkage group LG6, Mzebra_GT3a, whole genome shotgun sequence.
ctcatctcattggtcgaggaaaggtcgcttgcggagaaaataccggaagacaacagatgaccacaacaagaagcatggccaacagggaaacaaacgccgacactgcggtgcaagtctcggacaacagtacacctaaagctgggcagacactgtgcgattttttcagtcgcgttattcagctcctgctcaaactgcacgattgactcgcaggggttagaagttggtaggtcacgatgcaggtctcacactataccgcccgatgctctgatgcgacccgagtgctcacactgtgcctccataacatgaaggttataacagaaaatctgtcgctctgtctttcactcacacagacacaccaccaccatcaactttgctaaattgctaatgaaaaacattgatcaggcagctgtgaatgagcagcagtgtaaatccaactattttaacggttgttgtggtcgtgataattttgtgatgccacatcgaaaaggctcggatgagctttccaaagttctacaagttgtgcctccatcgcttgtgtccagatcacacgctgcacagccgtgctgctccgtctttttcaccgacgtttacgtgtttgcgcgtgagcagtgtgagcggctcacgagcgattgatgatcgggagctgctcgaggtgttaatcgcttctcgttaccccacgtatactacacgatgcacgatgaaggccaaaatcgggccgatcaccaaatcagtcgcacgactcaaaaatcgtctcaaaatggaCCAAAGATCgcataattaattaatattgcaCTTTTAGCAGGTGTAAACAATTTTTAGTGCAGccatgtgtctctgtgttaccAGTGATTTGGTGCAACTGTATTTGATTTTATGTAGAACATGCTTTCTTTTCCCTCAGGAGGAACCAGAAGAGCtgtctgacagtgactttgaaagTCCAGTCTGCCGGAGAAGACGAGGTATGTGACGTGAATGAAAACCTAGTGAGGTTCTAAGCTCAATGACCAGTTAGATTTTGTTACTGCAGTGCATAATAATTCCTGGGGGGTTTGTTTGATGAGAGCATCATTAATTTGTCTGATTTTAATGTTTACGGATTATCACAGGTGATTACAGCCAAGGAGGAATATGTGCCCAACTTTTATTTGAACTAATATAAGGATATATAAAGGCTCTGTTAACATTATGAAGCAAGTCATGCTgaccttctttccttttttcagtgCATCATGCGTTGCCTACAACACCAGGTGAAAGTGAGGCCAAGCATCAGGAAACAGAGCTGCATTCAAGAGAGTGAAAATGAGGGACAGCAGATGTTTCCATATAAATTGGCAGAATTTGAGTAAGCTGTTGTCTAAGGGTTAAAGAAATCCTTCATTCTAGATGTTGTTTAGGATATTGTTTCGATGCAGGTTTCCaatttgcatgtttgtttgtttggtttttttggggggggggttgtatgtttgtttttgttttttttgttgaatgACTGCAACTTTAGGATTTACatttaatctttcttttttttaatgatgtatGGTGAGAAATTCTTCAAGGCTGACATGTTTTATGATTTCTAATATCTCTTGTCTACTTAGCCCTCTTTTTCTGGAGGAAGATGAAGCTCTTGAAGAAGCAATTCAGCATAGCCTCCTAGAAGAGTCTGATAGACTGAGTCAAGTGATGATTTAGAATCATATAGTCGCTATTCCCATGAAATTCAGTACGTCTCAACATGTTAAATAAAACTTCTCTATTGACTCGATCAATGCTCTCCTTAAGAGACATCATTTgattttcctcctcttcttgtTTCTCCTTCTTAtttcttaaatatatatatctacTTACATATTCATTGTATTTCATATTCTTAGCATGATTTAATTCTCttgctttaaatttaaaaaatttacACATGCGTTGTTTAAGAAGTTCCCAAAGTTCCGTGAAAGAGGCAGTAAAAATCTTAAGATGTAATATTTTCTTAATTTCAGATTTAACTTCAGGCACAAGCAACCCGTCTGCTAACAAAGATGTATTGAGTTTTCAATAGTTCGTGGGAGCAACACGATATTATTGCCATAACCACCGTGTGATCAGAAAAATCTGTTAAGAATGTGTCATATTTAAGACTTTTAATATTAGATGATATGTAAAATCTATTAGTCGAGTTTTGGTTAATGAGTCGAACCTAGTGtaatgtacagggagtgcagaattattaggcaaatgagtattttgtccacatcatcctcttcatgcatgttgtcttactccaagctgtataggcttgaaagcctactaccaattaagcatattaggggatgtgcatctctgtaatgagaaggggtgtggtctaatgacatcaacaccctatatcaggtgtgcataattattaggcaacatcctttcctttggcaaaatgggtcaaaagaaggacttgacaggctcagaaaagtcaaaaatagtgagatatcttgcagagggatgcagcagtctcaaaattgcaaagcttctgaagcgtgatcatcgaacaatcaagcgtttcattcaaaatagtcaacagggtcgcaagaagcgtgtggaaaaaccaaggcgcaaaataactgcccatgaactgagaaaagtcaagcgtgcagctgccaagatgccacttgccaccagtttggccatatttcagagctgcaacatcactggagtgcccaaaagcacaaggtgtgcaatactcagagacatggccaagggaagaaaggctgaaagacgaccaccactgaacaagacacacaagctgaaacgtcaagactgggccaagaaatatctcaagactggtttttctaaggttttatggactgatgaaatgagagtgagtcttgatgggccagatggatgggcccgtggctggattggtaaagggcagagagctccagtcccactcagacgccagcaaggtggaggtggagtactggtttgggctggtatcatcaaagatgagcttgtggggccttttcgggttgaggatggagtcaagctcaactcccagtcctactgccagtttctggaagacaccttcaagcagtggtacaggaagaagtctgcatccttcaagaaaaacatgattttcatgcaggacaatgctccatcacacgcgtccaagtactccacagcgtggctggaatgaaagggtataaaagaggaaaaactaatgacatggccaccttgttcacctgatctaaaccccattgagaacctgtggtccatcatcaaatgtgagatttacaaggagggaaaacagtacacctctctgaacagtgtgggaggctgtggttgctgctgcacgcaatgttgatggtgaacagatcaaaacactgacagaatccatggatggcaggcttttgagtgtccttgcaaagaaaggtggctatattggtcgctgatttgtttttgtttggtttttgaatgtcagaaatgtatatttgtgaatgtggagatgttatattggtttcactggtaaaaataaataattgaaatgggtatatatttgttttttgttaagttgcctaataattatgcacagtaatagtcacctgcacacacagatatccccctaaaatagctaaaactaaaaactacttccaaaaacattcatcCTCCTTTTCCCAtatatgtgttttgtttgtctcCTTATTTATGAAGGAGTCCTTTTATGATCTACAACGTACTTTTATTATTCAATCTTAGCCAGCCGGAAGAACAAGAGTATCTCACCGCTTCTTAGCTCGCATGCCCATGTTAACAGATAGGGCCACCTTGTGGTATGGCATGAAACTACATTAATTTACAGCAACAGCTGCTGATCATTACAATATGTATCTGTAAATGTACGTAATGATTTGAAATGTATGggattctgtttgtttttcactttgtgctgttaatgaataaaaactgtTGAATCATAAAGGGGTTTGGATAATTAGCACATTCCCTAGAACTGTTTCAGCTGCTCGACAGGCTTAATTCAGTGCAatgtacaacaaaatgaaaagaagtgTTTTTAATGTTGATAATCACAGGTTCCCATCTGTTTTGCACCAGTTTTTAATCTTTCTCAGAGTTCGTGTCATCAGAATTGTCAAGGCTAGAAACTGTTTTCAGTAAGTTCAAACGTAAATATTTAAGAGACTAAATGTCTGAAAAGGTAGCATTCATTAAATTAGCGCAGGCTTCTTCTGACCTATCGCAACAGTCCACTTCACTGTACACTGAAACGGACAGAGCGGCTGCTCTCGCACTGCTGGTTGAGTCATTGGAGCCTCAGGCAGAAGTCATCTTTATGGCAGTAATCTTTTGAAGAAGCCATCTCCTTCCTTTAATACTAAATATTTGTTACCCACGTGGTACATTGAGCTTTCTGCAGTGAAGTTCTTGACAAAAATAAGTTGCAAACACATTCAGAATTTGTGTGCTGCATGTCATGAATAGTTGCTGATTTGGATGCAGGTCACGTGGAAGCCAGACGAGGGAAGACGTTACGCAGAGAATAAAGCGGTGACAGTAACCTGAGAATACGGTGTCATGTCTGCCTCAACACTACGGTCAGTATAtggcccacttaaaaaaaaaaaaaaacaagaaaaacaaaccaagaaaaaaaaccaccTACCGCAACTACTGCAGAGCTGTATCACACATCAAAAGCTTTTCCAATACGGGTTCCAAGTCAGATTGACCATTTATATAAGAAGTTTGATAGAACTTGACTAGACAAACAAAAGAGATAGGATCAGCTCTACAGAGGAGATGGGTGGCCCTGAAAAGGACCTTTGTTGCCGTTGTTGTTGTCAGTGCAGTAAGCTTAACCACCAAAGCCGTACAGAGTGCGGCCCTGTCTCTTGAGAGCGTACACCACATCCATGGCGGTGACGGTCTTTCTCTTGGCGTGCTCGGTGTAGGTGACGGCGTCGCGGATGACGTTCTCCAGAAACACCTTCAACACGCCACGGGTCTCCTCGTAGATCAGACCAGAAATACGCTTCACACCACCACGGCGAGCCAGGCGGCGGATAGCTGGCTTAGTGATGCCCTGGATGTTATCACGAAGCACCTTACGGTGACGCTTTGCGCCTCCTTTGCCGAGTCCTTTACCTCCCTTTCCTCTTCCACTCATTTTGGCTGTTCAGAAACAAATGTGAGTCGTTGCTTGACGGACTCCTGAATTTACATCTGATTTGAGGACGTAAAAGAAAACAGGAGTGCTTGAAACTACGGCCATCTACTGGCCTTTGGCGGAAACGAGGAACAGCATGACTGTGCCTGGGGTGCAGTAGCTATGGGGCGccgtttgtaaagtgaaacatgctgaaattaacggcaacatttttccacatttagctcaaaaacaagtaattttttacaacatttagtaaaatatttgtaacttttcatatttaaaacagaattttaaatgttaaatctaaatgttaaatattcaatctaaatgttaaatctaaatattatatttaaatctaaatgttaaatctaaatgtttaggctaacatgcaaatttattgCACGGATCCgcggaaataccaaaataaaagctttccgAAAACCTCCAGTGCAAAAGTGTGCCGGTAGTGGTcagacacgttctcactcccaaagcgtaataATTTTCTCTAGGTGACAAATTGTCAACATGTTATGCTTTTGGGTACCCAACACGTTCCTAAATTATAGCATCGGAAAAAGGAGA
Coding sequences within:
- the LOC101465115 gene encoding histone H4 gives rise to the protein MSGRGKGGKGLGKGGAKRHRKVLRDNIQGITKPAIRRLARRGGVKRISGLIYEETRGVLKVFLENVIRDAVTYTEHAKRKTVTAMDVVYALKRQGRTLYGFGG